From the genome of Pseudomonas sp. WJP1:
CCTCAATGCCCTCGACCAGGGGGTGATGACCCTGGTGCAGGAACACCGCAGCCCGATGCTCGACGAAGTGGCGGTGGTCTTCACCCTCATCGGCGAATTCCGCAACATGCTGATCTTCAGCGCCTTGCTGGTGGTGCTGCTGCTGATTACGCGGCAATGGCGACAGCTGATCTTCGCCACCAGCACCCTGCTCTGCACCGCCTTGGGCAACACCCTGACCAAACACTTCTTTGCCCGGGTGCGCCCGGAGGTCTTGAGCGACCCGCTAACCAGCTACAGCATGCCCAGTGGCCACGCCTCCGGGTCGTTTGCGCTCTTCCTGACCCTCGCCGTACTGGCCGGCCGCGGCCAACCCCCGCGCATGCGCCTGACCTGGCTGTTGGTGGCGTGCCTGCCGGCGCTGGCGATTTCCCTGTCGCGGGTATACCTCGGCGCACACTGGCCGACCGACGTGCTGGCGGGCGCGATGCTGGCGTCGTGCGTATGCGCGGCGAGCCTGTGGCTCAGCCAGCGCCAGACCTCGCTCAACGCCCTGCCGCCAAAAGTCTGGTGGCTGGTGCTGCCGTCACTGGTGGCATTGTTCGGGTTCTTCGTGTTGAGGCATTTGCCGCATACGATGTTGCGGTACGCGTATTAGCCAACGGTGTCAGGCAAACAACTCACCCTGCAACTCATCGAGCAACGCCTGAATCGCATCCAGGCGCTGCTGCGGATCATCGAGTTGCAACAGGTCGATCTTGTCCTCTTCGGCGAAGGGCAAAAGGTACGCCAACTGATTGGCCAGTGATTGTTGCCCCGCCGCTTCAGTGCCCATGTTCAGCGCTTCGACCATCGGGTGTTCGGCCAGGGCCTTGAGCAAGGCCACCAGGTCGGCGTCTTCGTCCTGCAGGGGTTGCTCGGGTTCGTCTTCCAGCCATTCGACCTCGGCAAGGATCAACTGGTCGCGCTGGACTTCGGTGGACAGCACTTTGAACCGTCGCCCGCCCTCTACCCGAATCCCCAGCAGGCCATTGTCCTGCTGCTGAAAATCGGTGATACGCGCTTCACAACCGACCATGGCAAACCCCTGCGGCGCGATACCGACTTCGCTCCCCTCAAGGATGCACACCACGCCGAAGCCGCCGCCCTGTTTCATGCAGCGACCGATCATGTCCAGGTAACGCGCCTCGAAGATCTGCAGGTCGAGGATGCAACCAGGAAACAGCACCGTGTTCAGCGGAAAAAGCGGCAGACTCATAGACATATTCCTTACACCACCATCGACACCGCCAACGGCAGGAACACCGCCGTGGCCACGCCCATCAAACTCATCGCCAGCGCCGCGAAGGCGCCACATTCATCACTTTCCTGCATCGCCACCGCCGTGCCAACCGCGTGGGCGGTCATGCCCAGTGCCATGCCGCGGGCCTCGGGGCTGTGGACACCGAGCCGGGTCAACAGGCTCGGGCCGAATATCGCCCCGATCACCCCGGTGATCAGCACGAACACCGCCGCCAGCGCCGCGACCCCGCCAATCTGCTCGGCCACCAGCATGGCGATAGGTGATGTCACCGATTTCGGCGCCATGGTCATCAGGATCATGTGTTCGGCCCCGAACCACCAGCCCAACAGCACCCCCATGCACGTGGCGACCACACCACCTATCACCAGCGTAGTAAATATCGGCCAGAACAACTGCCGAATCCGCCGCAGATTGAGGTAAAGCGGCACGGCCAGCGCGACCGTCGCGGGGCCGAGCAGAATGCTCAGGATCTCGGTGCTCTTGCGGTACTCGGCGTAAGTCAGGCCACAGCCCACCAGCACACCGATCACCAGCAACATGGAGACCAGCACCGGCTGCAAAAAGATCCAGCGGGTTTTCTCGAATGCCGCCAGCACCAGCTGATAGGCACCGAGCGTGATGCCGATGCCGAACAATGGATGATGAATCACCGACGTCCAGGCGCCGTGCCAGTCAAGGATCATTGGCCATCCTCAGGGTGGACATGGCGCTTGACCATGCGCTGCATGAGAACTCCGGCGAACGCCATCGACAGCAACAATGACAACACCAGCGCGCCGACAATGGCCCAGAAGTCGGCGGCGATATCCGTGGCGTACACCATCACCCCCACGGCCGGTGGCACCAGCAGCAATGGCAGGTAGCGCAGCAGGCTGCTGGCTGCAAGGTTCAGCGGCTCGCCGACCTGGCCTCGACCGATCAGGAACATCAGTAACAGCAGCAGGCCGATGATCGGCCCCGGCAGGAAGGATAAAAACAAATGGTTGATCGCGGTGCCGAGCAATTGGAACAGCACCAGCCAGGTCAGGCCACGTAACAACATCGATGTTCCCCCGCAAAAATCCGTCACCCGCATTGGCCCACGCATTATAAGCACGCTTGCGCTATGGATCGGCATTCGCCATAAGCATGGTCAGTTGACCGCAGCGTTTTGCCATGTTGATCTAAAGTAGTAATCCGGGCGATCAAATCCCCCCACCCTAAAAACTATAAAACCGATGAACGCAAGGAGAGTCTCAATGCCCTTTGTACCTGTTGCAGAGCTCAAAGATTATGTCGGCAAGGAACTCGGAAGTTCCGACTGGCTCACCATCGACCAGGAGCGTATCAACCTGTTCGCCGAAGCCACAGGGGACTACCAGTTCATCCACGTCGACCCGGTCAAAGCCGCGCAAACGCCATTTGGCGGCACCATTGCCCACGGTTTCCTGTCGCTGTCGCTGATTCCAAAACTGATGGAAGACATCCTCGTCATGCCAGAAGGCTTGAAGATGGTGGTCAACTATGGCCTGGACAGCGTGCGCTTCATTCAGCCGGTCAAGGTCGACTCGAAGGTGCGCCTCAAGGTCGAACTGTCCGAGGTCACCGAGAAAAAACCCGGTCAATTGCTGCTCAAGGCCATCGCCACACTGGAAATCGAAGGCATGGACAAGCCGGCGTATGTCGCCGAATCCCTGTCGCTCTGCTTCGTGTAAACCGTCCCGGATGCGAAGCAGCGCAGGCTGTTTCGCATCCCCTGCGTCTCTATCGGCTGTATTAGGGCACATAGCTGCGGCATACTCGGTCGCCTAATTGCCCGGAACCCGCTATGCGCCCACTTGCACTAATCGCCTTGACCCTGATGCTCACCGCTTGCGGCGACGGCGAATCGCTTTTGCCCGCGGACGCCCGCCTGCCGGACGGTGGACGTTATCGCGGCGACCTGGTCAACGGATTGCTGCAGGGACAGGGCCGCATCGACTACCCGAACGGCAGCTGGTACGCCGGCGAGTTCGACCAGGGCCAATGGCATGGCCAGGGTGAGTGGCATGGCAGCAATGGCGAGGTCTATCGCGGCCAGTTCAAGCAAGGTCTGTTCGATGGCCAGGGCACCCTGACCACCAGCGCGGGCAGCTACACCGGCGGCTTCAAGCTTGGCCGACGCGACGGCGAAGGCACCCTCAAAGAAAACGGCATGATCTACCGCGGCGAATTCAAGGCCGACCAATACTCCGGGCTCGGTCGCCTGGAGCTCGAAGACGGCAGCGCCTATCAGGGCCAGTTCGCCCACGGCAAGCCCAATGGCGAAGGCCAACGCAGCGACGGCAGCGGCAATCAATTCACAGGGCACTTCGTCGACGGCCAGCTGGAAGGTAACGGAACCTTCAACAGCGCTGAAGGCGACATCTATGTCGGCGGGTTCAAGAACAACCAATTGCACGGCAAGGGACGATATGAAAATGCCGACGGCGACGTATGGCTGGGTCAATTCAAGGAAGGCTCGCTCAACGGCAAGGGCGAACTGATCGGTGCCGACGGCAGCCATTACATCGGACACTTCAGCGATTGGCGCTTCACCGGCCAAGGCCGGCTGAACCTGGCCGACGGCAGTTTTTACACCGGCCAGTTCGACAACGACACTTACTCCGGACGCGGCACCCTGGTCCTCACCGACGGCGCCGTACTCAGTGGCACCTGGATCAACGGCCAGCGTGTGCGCGACGCCGAGGGCAAATTGCTGCCCGACACCCTTGAACTTGGCTTGCTGGCCCAGGGGCGCTTGCTCGAAGAAGCGTTCACCAATGTTCCAGCCTCGACCCCGGCGGTGGAGCTCTACACCCTGACCCTTGGCGGCGACGGCAAGCAAAGCGTGTTCCTGCGCGAATCCGACTATGTCGCGAACATGCTCACCAGCCGCTTCGGCGCCTATGGCCAGATCCGCCTGGTGAACCATCGCGACCACCTCGGCGACCGGCCGATGGCCACCCGGGAAAGCCTGCGGCGCTCCGCCCAGACGCTGGCCGAACGCAGTGGCCCTGAAGACCTGATTTTCATCTACCTGACCAGCCACGGCACCAGCGAGCACGAACTGGTGCTCGACCAGCCGCGCATGGAACTGGCCGATCTGCCGGCCGACGAGCTGGCCACCGTGCTGGCGCCACTGAAAAACCGCGACAAGATCATCGTGATTTCGTCCTGCTACTCCGGCGGTTTCATCCCTGCCCTGAAGGACGAACGCACCCTGATCATGACCGCTTCGCGCGCTGACCGCGTGTCTTTCGGCTGTTCCGAAGAAGCCAACTTCACCTACTTCGGCGATGCCCTGTTCGCCCGGGCGCTGAACCAGACCGATGACCTGGAGCAAGCCTTCAAATTGGCCAAGGCCACCGTCGCCGAGCGCGAGCTGGCAGACAATTTCGAAGCCTCCGAACCGCAGATCTGGGCGCCTAAAACCGTGCTCTCGCACTGGCAACTGTTACGTAAGCAGCAGGCAAGAAAAGCCCTGCAAAGTGTCTCCATTGACAGCAAGGATACAAAGAACAACTAAGCTGAACAGTATCAAGGGAGAAACACTATGTACTTGACGCCTCAGCACGTGCTACTTGCCGGAGCCACCGGTTTGACCGGTGAACACTTACTTGATCGCTTGCTCAACGAGCCAACGATATCGCGAGTATTGGCCCCCTCGCGCCGCCCGCTGGCCGAGCATCCCCACCTGGAAAACCCGGTGGGCGATCCCTCTGAATTTCTGCCGCAATTGAACGGCCGCGTCGACATCGCCTACTGCTGCCTGGGCACCACCATCAAGCAGGCCGGCTCGGAGCAAGCGTTTCGCGCGGTGGACCTGGACATGGTGGTGGCTTTCGCCAAACGTGCCCGGGAGATGGGTGCACGGCACCTGATCGTGATCAGCGCCCTGGGGGCCGATCGCCGATCCTCGATTTTCTACAACCGGGTCAAAGGCGAAATGGAACATGCATTGCGTGCGCAGGACTGGCCGCAGCTGACCATCTGCCGCCCGTCATTGCTGCTGGGCGAACGCACCGAGCCACGCTTGGGCGAGCAATTCGCCGGGCCCTTGTCGAAACTGATTCCCGGCAAGTACCGAGGCATAGAAGCCTGCCAATTGGCCCGCGCCATGTGGCGCCTCGCCCTGGAGGAGCAGGATGGGGTGCGGATTGTCGAGTCGGATGAGTTGAGGAAGTTGGGCAAGTAATTCAAAAGATCGCAGCCTGCGGCAGCTCCTACATTGGGAAGGTGTTCACCCTGTAGGAGCTGCCGCAGGCTGCGATCTTTTGTCTTTACAACCCGCCGGTTGCCTGGAAACTCACGCCAATCACCGTCAGCAACGACAACGGCAACAACAGCGTGTCGAGCAACGCACTGGCCGGCAAATCAACGCCAGGATAGCTCGGTGCCTCGGCGCCAAAACGGTCCACCGCGCAACAACCGCCATTGAGCGCATACAGATCCAACCGCGTCCCTGAGTACACCACGGGCGCTCCCGGCTTTGCCGCATCCAGCGTACGCGCGGTGGCACATCCCGCCAGCTGTAGCGCCAGCACGATCACCCACCACTTATTCATCGCAGGCCAAGTGGTGTTCACCCCAACGCGGCAGCATGTCCTGGGGAATGTTCAGCAGATTGAGGATGCGCGCCACGACGAAATCGATCAGGTCGTCGATGGTTTGCGGCTGATGATAAAAACCCGGCGATGCCGGCAAAATCGTCACGCCCATGTTCGACAACTTGAGCATGTGCTCCAGATGGATGCTCGAGTATGGCGCTTCACGGGGCACCAGGATCAGCTGGCGGCGCTCCTTGAGGGTGACATCGGCGGCACGTTCGATCAGGTTGTTGCAGGCCCCCGTCGCGATGGCCGACAAAGTCCCGGTGGAGCACGGCACGACTACCATCGCTGCCGGCGCGCCAGAGCCCGAAGCCACCGGCGACATCCAGTCTTCCTTGCCATAGACCCGGATCTGCCCGGCGGCAGCCCCGGTGTATTCAGTGAGGAAGGCTTGCATCGCCTGGGGCTTGGCCGGCAGCGTGACGTCGGTTTCCGTGGCCATCACCAGTTGCGCGGCCTTGGAAATCAGGAAGTGCACTTCGCGATCTTCGCGCACCAGGCAATCGAGCAGGCGCAAGCCGTACTGGGCGCCGGAAGCGCCAGTCATCGCCAGCGTGATGCGGTCCGGACCGTTACTCATTTAAGCGCCTCGGCCAACTTGCCGTGCAGGCCGCCGAAGCCGCCGTTGCTCATGATCACCACATGAGTGCCAGGCTGGGCCTGACTCTTGACCCGCTCGATGATGCCTTCCAGCGAGTCGCTGACGATCGACGGTACCGTGCAGAGCGCGGCGGTGCCTGCCAGATCCCAACCGAGATTGGCCGGCGCATACCAGATCACCTGGTCGGCATCGACAACGCTCTCCGGCAAACCGTCACGGTGTGCGCCAAGCTTCATGGAATTGGAGCGCGGTTCGATGATCGCAATCAACGGCGCATCGCCAATGCGCTTGCGCAGGCCGTCGAGCGTGGTGGCAATGGCCGTCGGATGGTGGGCGAAGTCGTCATAGATGGTAATGCCACGCACCTCGGCGACTTTTTCCATCCGTCGTTTCACGCTCTTGAAGGCGCTCAAGGCAGCGATGCCCATGGCTGGCACCACGCCAACATGGCGCGCTGCGGCCAAGGTGGCCAATGCGTTGGCCACGTTATGCTGGCCCGTCATGTCCCACTCGACCACGCCTTGGGCGACGCCTTCGAACATCACTTCGAACTTCGAGCCATCGTCGCTGAGCAGCTTGACCTGCCACTGCCCCCCCGCGCCGGTGGTTTGCACCGGGGTCCAGCAACCCATCTCGATGACGCGCAGCAAAGCCGGTTCGGTGGTCGGATGAATCACCAGGCCTTCGCTCGGGATGGTCCGCACCAGATGGTGGAACTGTCGCTCGATCGCCGGCAGGTCCGGGAAGATATCGGCGTGGTCGAACTCCAGGTTGTTCAGGATCGCCGTGCGCGGACGGTAGTGAACGAACTTGGAGCGCTTGTCGAAGAACGCGCTGTCGTATTCATCGGCTTCGATCACGAAAAACGGTGTGTCGCCCAAGCGTGCCGACACCGAGAAGTTCTGCGGCACACCGCCGATCAGGAAGCCCGGGCTCATGCCCGCGTGCTCCAGCACCCAGGCGAGCATGCTGCTGGTGGTGGTCTTGCCATGCGTACCGGCGACCGCCAGTACCCAGCGGCCTTGCAGCACGTGGTCGGCCAGCCATTGCGGGCCGGAGACATAGGGCAGGCCTTTGTTCAGCACGTACTCGACCGCCGGGTTGCCGCGCGACATGGCGTTGCCGATGACCACCAGATCAGGGGCCGGGTCCAGTTGCGCCGGGTCGTAGCCCTGGGTCAACTCGATGCCCTGCGCCTCGAGCTGAGTGCTCATCGGCGGGTAGACGTTGGCATCGGAGCCGGTCACGTGATGGCCGAGCTCTTTGGCCAGAACCGCCATCGAACCCATGAAAGTGCCGCAGATACCCAGAATATGAATGTGCATAGTCGACCTCGTAAAACATGGCCGCAGGTTAGCGTAGGGGGGAAAAATTCGCACCTTTGTTTCGCCCTCGCGGACGCCATCGCGAGCAGGCTCGCTCCCGCAGTAGATCTGGGTCAGCTCCCGAATTGTGAATTCACCCCATTCCTGTGGGAGCGGGCTTGCCCGCGATTGGGCGCGACACGATCTACCGCGCTATGCCGTGTTTACGCAATTTTCGATACAGGGTATTGCGGCTGACCCCAAGCTGTTCAGCCGTATTTGTCATATGCCACCGCGTGTGCTCCAGCGCATTCAACAGCGCCAGGCGCTCGGCATCTTCCAGGGGATGTTCGCAGGGCTCTTCAATTTTCGGAATGACCACCGGACGCGCCTGGCGAATCATCGCCGGCAGATCCTCCAGGCCGATGCGGCCGCCATCACACAGCGCCGCTAACGTACGCAACACATTGCGCATCTGCCGCACGTTGCCCGGCCAGGCAAACCCCAATAACGCCTCGCGCGCCGGCCCGTCGATCAGCACGGTTTCCCCGCGCGCCTCTTCGGCCAGCAAAAAGTCGAGCAACTGCGATTTGTCACCGCGCTCGCGCAACGCCGGCAACGCGACTTCCAGGCCATTGAGGCGGTAATACAGGTCCTCGCGAAAACTGCCGTCCTGCACCCGATCCAGCAGATTGCGGTGCGTGGCACTGATGATCCGCACGTTGACCGACTCCGGTTCGCCACCGATCGGCACTACTTGCCGATCTTCCAGCACGCGCAACAATCGAGTCTGCAAGGCCAGAGGCATGTCACCGATTTCGTCGAGGAACAAGGTCCCACCATCGGCCTGCTGCAGCTTGCCGCGCATGCCCTCCTTGCGCGCGCCGGTGAAGCTGCCGCCGCGATAGCCGAACAGCTCACTCTCGATCAGGCTTTCAGGGATGGCCGCACAATTGAGGGCGACGAAGGCTTTTTCCGCGCGCTGACTGGCATGGTGCACGGCCTTGGCGAAGGCTTCCTTGCCCGAACCGGTTTCGCCGTTGATCAGCAATGGCACGTCCCGTTCGTACACACGCAGGGCCTTGCGGAAATCCGCCTGCAACGTCGGATCGCCCAGGCAGATGCCCGACAAGCGCGGGCGATCTTCAACCGCAGGGCTCGGCACCAACGGCACCGGCACCGTTCGCGCTTGCCCGCGTAACACGGCGAACAGGTGGCGTCCGTCCCGGGTACGCAGTGGCCAGCTAGCGCTGGCATTGACGCTCGCGCGGCCGAGCAGTTCGTCCAGCGAGCAGTCGAAGTACGCCTCCACCGGTTTGCCCAGCAAGCCACCACGGATATGCCCCAGCAGGTTCAGCGCACTCTGGTTGACCGCGCAGATCCGCCCTTCTCCGTCGAACGCCAGCAGCCCTTCACTGAACAAACCGACGGACTCGGCCTGCAGGTGAAAACGCAGCAGCCATTGATTATCGAAACAACGCAGGAAATAGCAGCTCTCGATCATCTTCGCCGACAGATTGACCAAGGCCATGGTGTGGAACTGACTCTGGCGCGATACCTCGTGCCGGGCAGAGGACACGTCGAGTACCGCCAGCAGCTCGCCGTGCGGATCGAATACCGGGCTGGCCGAGCAGGTCAGGCCCGTATGCCGGCCTCGGAAATGTTCGTCCTGATGGATGGTCAGCGACTGGCGCTCCACCAGGCAGGTGCCAATGCCGTTGGTGCCTTCACAGGCCTCACTCCAGTCGGCACCCAGCCAGAGGCCGGCACGCTCGAAAATCTTGCGCTCGGCCGGCGCCGTTACGCAATTGAGGATGACGCCGCGCGCATCAGTCAACAGTACGGCGTGGCCGGCACCGGAGAGTTGCTGATGAAGACTGGCCATTTCATTGCCGGCGATGTGCAGCACCTGCTGCAATCGTTCGCGGCTTTCCAGGACGCGGCCATGCTCCAGCACCGTCGGCGCCATGTTCAGGGCCGGGTCGAGGTGATAGTCCTCAAGGCAGCGCAGCCAGGAACGGGCGATGGACGGATCGCTTCCGGGGCCGTGCAGGTGGGTTTTACCCTGGGTCACGGTCAACACTTGCTGGGCATGGCGACTCAAATGGTTGTCGTGCATTTCTTATTATTCTCCCCCCGAAAGGTTCACGCAGAGGTGATGCAGCGTCTGAGCATCCTCCAGCCTGTACCACATTGCAATGCTGGCAAGGCCGCTCAGTCACAGGCTGTGCCAGAACCGGTACAAAGTGTCACAGGGACTGTACCGAAAGCGTCACAGGCGCCACCCGCCCGTCCGACAAAAACCACGCAAGGCCTTGATTTACCTGACCTGCAAGGCAGTGGCCCGACCTTTGCTCTACGCTTAAAGCAAGCGCACATGCGCGTCTTCCTTATAAGTACAAGAACCCAAGGAGAAATCATCATGCGTTACGCTCACCCCGGTACTGAAGGCGCTATCGTTTCGTTCAAAGCCAAATACGGTAACTACATCGGCGGCGAGTTCGTCGCGCCTGTCAAAGGTCAGTACTTCACCAATACCTCGCCAGTAAATGGCCAACCGATTGCCGAATTCCCGCGCTCCACGGCTGAAGACATCGACAAAGCCCTGGACGCCGCCCACGCGGCCGCCGATGCCTGGGGCGCCACGTCCGCCCAGGCGCGCTCGCTGGTGCTGCTGAAAATCGCCGACCGCATCGAGCAAAACCTCGAAGTCTTGGCA
Proteins encoded in this window:
- a CDS encoding LrgB family protein; the protein is MILDWHGAWTSVIHHPLFGIGITLGAYQLVLAAFEKTRWIFLQPVLVSMLLVIGVLVGCGLTYAEYRKSTEILSILLGPATVALAVPLYLNLRRIRQLFWPIFTTLVIGGVVATCMGVLLGWWFGAEHMILMTMAPKSVTSPIAMLVAEQIGGVAALAAVFVLITGVIGAIFGPSLLTRLGVHSPEARGMALGMTAHAVGTAVAMQESDECGAFAALAMSLMGVATAVFLPLAVSMVV
- the ubiX gene encoding flavin prenyltransferase UbiX; protein product: MSNGPDRITLAMTGASGAQYGLRLLDCLVREDREVHFLISKAAQLVMATETDVTLPAKPQAMQAFLTEYTGAAAGQIRVYGKEDWMSPVASGSGAPAAMVVVPCSTGTLSAIATGACNNLIERAADVTLKERRQLILVPREAPYSSIHLEHMLKLSNMGVTILPASPGFYHQPQTIDDLIDFVVARILNLLNIPQDMLPRWGEHHLACDE
- a CDS encoding YceK/YidQ family lipoprotein; its protein translation is MNKWWVIVLALQLAGCATARTLDAAKPGAPVVYSGTRLDLYALNGGCCAVDRFGAEAPSYPGVDLPASALLDTLLLPLSLLTVIGVSFQATGGL
- a CDS encoding MaoC family dehydratase, which gives rise to MPFVPVAELKDYVGKELGSSDWLTIDQERINLFAEATGDYQFIHVDPVKAAQTPFGGTIAHGFLSLSLIPKLMEDILVMPEGLKMVVNYGLDSVRFIQPVKVDSKVRLKVELSEVTEKKPGQLLLKAIATLEIEGMDKPAYVAESLSLCFV
- a CDS encoding oxidoreductase, coding for MYLTPQHVLLAGATGLTGEHLLDRLLNEPTISRVLAPSRRPLAEHPHLENPVGDPSEFLPQLNGRVDIAYCCLGTTIKQAGSEQAFRAVDLDMVVAFAKRAREMGARHLIVISALGADRRSSIFYNRVKGEMEHALRAQDWPQLTICRPSLLLGERTEPRLGEQFAGPLSKLIPGKYRGIEACQLARAMWRLALEEQDGVRIVESDELRKLGK
- the mpl gene encoding UDP-N-acetylmuramate:L-alanyl-gamma-D-glutamyl-meso-diaminopimelate ligase, which translates into the protein MHIHILGICGTFMGSMAVLAKELGHHVTGSDANVYPPMSTQLEAQGIELTQGYDPAQLDPAPDLVVIGNAMSRGNPAVEYVLNKGLPYVSGPQWLADHVLQGRWVLAVAGTHGKTTTSSMLAWVLEHAGMSPGFLIGGVPQNFSVSARLGDTPFFVIEADEYDSAFFDKRSKFVHYRPRTAILNNLEFDHADIFPDLPAIERQFHHLVRTIPSEGLVIHPTTEPALLRVIEMGCWTPVQTTGAGGQWQVKLLSDDGSKFEVMFEGVAQGVVEWDMTGQHNVANALATLAAARHVGVVPAMGIAALSAFKSVKRRMEKVAEVRGITIYDDFAHHPTAIATTLDGLRKRIGDAPLIAIIEPRSNSMKLGAHRDGLPESVVDADQVIWYAPANLGWDLAGTAALCTVPSIVSDSLEGIIERVKSQAQPGTHVVIMSNGGFGGLHGKLAEALK
- a CDS encoding CidA/LrgA family protein; protein product: MLLRGLTWLVLFQLLGTAINHLFLSFLPGPIIGLLLLLMFLIGRGQVGEPLNLAASSLLRYLPLLLVPPAVGVMVYATDIAADFWAIVGALVLSLLLSMAFAGVLMQRMVKRHVHPEDGQ
- a CDS encoding LON peptidase substrate-binding domain-containing protein, giving the protein MSLPLFPLNTVLFPGCILDLQIFEARYLDMIGRCMKQGGGFGVVCILEGSEVGIAPQGFAMVGCEARITDFQQQDNGLLGIRVEGGRRFKVLSTEVQRDQLILAEVEWLEDEPEQPLQDEDADLVALLKALAEHPMVEALNMGTEAAGQQSLANQLAYLLPFAEEDKIDLLQLDDPQQRLDAIQALLDELQGELFA
- a CDS encoding C13 family peptidase; the encoded protein is MRPLALIALTLMLTACGDGESLLPADARLPDGGRYRGDLVNGLLQGQGRIDYPNGSWYAGEFDQGQWHGQGEWHGSNGEVYRGQFKQGLFDGQGTLTTSAGSYTGGFKLGRRDGEGTLKENGMIYRGEFKADQYSGLGRLELEDGSAYQGQFAHGKPNGEGQRSDGSGNQFTGHFVDGQLEGNGTFNSAEGDIYVGGFKNNQLHGKGRYENADGDVWLGQFKEGSLNGKGELIGADGSHYIGHFSDWRFTGQGRLNLADGSFYTGQFDNDTYSGRGTLVLTDGAVLSGTWINGQRVRDAEGKLLPDTLELGLLAQGRLLEEAFTNVPASTPAVELYTLTLGGDGKQSVFLRESDYVANMLTSRFGAYGQIRLVNHRDHLGDRPMATRESLRRSAQTLAERSGPEDLIFIYLTSHGTSEHELVLDQPRMELADLPADELATVLAPLKNRDKIIVISSCYSGGFIPALKDERTLIMTASRADRVSFGCSEEANFTYFGDALFARALNQTDDLEQAFKLAKATVAERELADNFEASEPQIWAPKTVLSHWQLLRKQQARKALQSVSIDSKDTKNN
- a CDS encoding sigma-54-dependent Fis family transcriptional regulator translates to MHDNHLSRHAQQVLTVTQGKTHLHGPGSDPSIARSWLRCLEDYHLDPALNMAPTVLEHGRVLESRERLQQVLHIAGNEMASLHQQLSGAGHAVLLTDARGVILNCVTAPAERKIFERAGLWLGADWSEACEGTNGIGTCLVERQSLTIHQDEHFRGRHTGLTCSASPVFDPHGELLAVLDVSSARHEVSRQSQFHTMALVNLSAKMIESCYFLRCFDNQWLLRFHLQAESVGLFSEGLLAFDGEGRICAVNQSALNLLGHIRGGLLGKPVEAYFDCSLDELLGRASVNASASWPLRTRDGRHLFAVLRGQARTVPVPLVPSPAVEDRPRLSGICLGDPTLQADFRKALRVYERDVPLLINGETGSGKEAFAKAVHHASQRAEKAFVALNCAAIPESLIESELFGYRGGSFTGARKEGMRGKLQQADGGTLFLDEIGDMPLALQTRLLRVLEDRQVVPIGGEPESVNVRIISATHRNLLDRVQDGSFREDLYYRLNGLEVALPALRERGDKSQLLDFLLAEEARGETVLIDGPAREALLGFAWPGNVRQMRNVLRTLAALCDGGRIGLEDLPAMIRQARPVVIPKIEEPCEHPLEDAERLALLNALEHTRWHMTNTAEQLGVSRNTLYRKLRKHGIAR